A stretch of the Halorussus lipolyticus genome encodes the following:
- a CDS encoding HalOD1 output domain-containing protein has protein sequence MSFEPKREIVEADPVTGTYRATYGYPSEPPSVAVPLALVEVIGGVVTDLDPLYEAASIDPDALDELFRPMTEKAEECCVTFDYHDHEVTVKSHGRIVIRESVR, from the coding sequence CGAAGCGCGAAATCGTCGAGGCCGACCCGGTGACCGGAACGTACCGTGCGACCTACGGCTACCCGTCGGAACCACCGAGCGTGGCCGTGCCGCTCGCGCTCGTGGAGGTCATCGGCGGCGTCGTGACCGACCTCGACCCGCTGTACGAGGCCGCGAGCATCGACCCGGACGCGCTGGACGAGTTGTTCCGACCGATGACGGAGAAAGCCGAGGAGTGCTGTGTGACCTTCGACTATCACGACCACGAGGTCACGGTCAAGAGCCACGGACGCATCGTCATTCGGGAGTCGGTGCGGTGA
- a CDS encoding ABC transporter ATP-binding protein produces the protein MDASTRTATEESGRREAVVECSRVTRTYERGGDGGWLSFGDDGRDDLPTVTALDEVSLTIERGEFVGLSGPSGSGKSTLIHLLAGLDTPTDGTVTLAGEEVSGLSKQALTRLRLEQVGIVFQRFHLLPSLSARANVALPLVERGMGKQERREEAGDLLERVGLGDRQTHRPGEMSGGEQQRVAVARALAGDPLVVFADEPTGELDTDTGATILDLLGDLAEDRAVVLASHDEQALDRTDRVIRLRDGQVKSS, from the coding sequence ATGGACGCGAGTACACGAACAGCGACGGAGGAATCGGGACGGAGAGAGGCAGTCGTAGAGTGTTCGAGAGTCACGCGGACCTACGAACGCGGCGGTGACGGCGGATGGCTGTCGTTCGGCGACGACGGCAGAGACGACCTGCCGACCGTCACGGCGCTCGACGAGGTGTCGCTGACCATCGAGCGCGGCGAGTTCGTCGGCCTGTCCGGCCCGAGCGGAAGCGGCAAGTCCACACTCATTCACCTGCTCGCGGGCCTCGACACGCCGACCGACGGGACGGTCACGCTCGCGGGCGAGGAGGTCTCTGGCCTCTCCAAGCAGGCACTCACCCGCCTGCGGTTGGAGCAGGTCGGCATCGTCTTCCAGCGGTTCCACCTCCTGCCGTCGCTCTCGGCGCGGGCCAACGTCGCCCTGCCGCTGGTCGAGCGCGGCATGGGCAAGCAAGAGCGCAGGGAGGAGGCAGGGGACCTCCTCGAACGAGTCGGACTCGGCGACCGACAGACTCACCGACCGGGCGAGATGTCCGGCGGCGAGCAACAGCGCGTGGCGGTCGCTCGGGCCTTGGCGGGCGACCCCCTCGTGGTGTTCGCCGACGAACCGACCGGCGAACTCGACACCGACACGGGCGCGACGATTCTGGACCTCCTCGGGGACCTCGCCGAGGACCGCGCGGTGGTGCTGGCGTCCCACGACGAGCAGGCGCTCGACCGGACCGACCGGGTTATTCGCCTGCGAGACGGGCAGGTGAAGTCGTCGTGA
- a CDS encoding ABC transporter permease yields the protein MSNLTRWLGLVGVALRRTATKATRTAPRQTAVSVLGVAVAVALMLVVTATGLGLVQGTTVRGDAVDYWVVPQSGGASTMVVSTGSAQLGDVHAKSANLTADRRIEYASPVQIEVLKVGTGQKSEYLLGVGVVPDPRLDRVAGLPTAPLTAGDPYFANGSYDGTWTGEAVLSEGAAESLGVGPNATLTMKGALSGSGKGDLRVTAVEPASVESGLSGMPVMVVHLSELQAISGAQSADQADQILVQSNAGGLESELENKFTGASAVTRSGFTAQNSVDSDLPLAMGLAALLIAIVVGALFVATTQGLQVEADSEQLATLTAIGFSRRARAVLLVVQALALTLVGGALGIVLAYGTTIVTNYAATRAIAPVPIANFHPLLVVYGLGVSAFIGLLVVPYLLAMERRTEGVAEVIR from the coding sequence GTGTCGAACCTGACCCGATGGCTCGGTCTCGTCGGGGTCGCACTCCGGCGAACTGCGACCAAGGCGACCCGGACCGCGCCGCGCCAGACCGCGGTGAGCGTCCTCGGAGTGGCCGTCGCCGTCGCGCTGATGCTGGTCGTGACCGCGACCGGACTCGGCCTCGTGCAGGGCACAACCGTCCGAGGAGACGCCGTGGACTACTGGGTCGTCCCCCAGTCGGGTGGCGCGTCCACCATGGTCGTCTCCACCGGGTCGGCCCAACTCGGCGACGTTCACGCCAAAAGCGCGAACCTGACCGCCGACCGGCGCATCGAGTACGCCAGCCCGGTCCAAATCGAGGTCCTGAAAGTCGGCACCGGCCAGAAAAGCGAGTACCTCCTCGGCGTCGGCGTCGTCCCGGACCCGCGACTCGACAGGGTGGCCGGGCTTCCGACAGCGCCGCTGACCGCGGGCGACCCCTATTTCGCTAACGGTAGCTACGACGGGACGTGGACCGGCGAGGCCGTCCTCTCGGAGGGCGCGGCCGAGAGTCTGGGCGTCGGACCCAACGCCACGCTCACGATGAAGGGCGCGCTTTCGGGGTCGGGGAAGGGCGACCTGCGAGTCACCGCGGTCGAACCCGCCAGCGTCGAGTCCGGCCTCTCGGGGATGCCCGTGATGGTGGTCCACCTGAGCGAACTGCAAGCCATCTCGGGGGCGCAGTCGGCCGACCAAGCCGACCAGATTCTGGTCCAGTCGAACGCCGGCGGTCTGGAGTCCGAACTCGAAAACAAATTCACCGGGGCGAGCGCGGTGACTCGCTCCGGGTTCACGGCCCAGAACTCGGTGGACTCGGACCTCCCGCTGGCGATGGGACTGGCGGCCCTCCTCATCGCCATCGTGGTCGGCGCGCTGTTCGTCGCCACCACGCAGGGGTTGCAGGTCGAAGCCGACAGCGAGCAGTTGGCCACCCTGACCGCAATCGGATTCTCCCGGCGAGCGAGAGCAGTTCTCCTCGTCGTCCAAGCCCTCGCGCTCACTCTCGTCGGCGGCGCGCTCGGCATCGTGCTGGCCTACGGCACGACGATTGTCACGAACTACGCCGCCACGCGGGCCATCGCGCCGGTTCCCATCGCCAACTTCCACCCCCTGCTGGTGGTCTACGGGTTGGGCGTCTCGGCGTTCATCGGGCTACTGGTCGTGCCCTACCTGCTGGCGATGGAGCGCCGTACCGAGGGCGTCGCGGAGGTGATTCGATGA
- a CDS encoding ABC transporter permease: MSRLRVALSVAGAQLRHDRARTVLAVVGIAVAVLSTTLLASLGYGVFETGQQKFDASGRDLWVTGGSLSQGPGGFGTSILGAHNVSADIESREEVKAAVPLAFRAVYVGNGSGGMQTLVGVGVPGGGPFVSITEGPGFEQPDVHYANGTYEGPMTNTVIIDSRTAEMYDVGVGDTLHVGGSVESAREHEFTVVGISPTFSSFLGAPTVTTHLSELQEVTGTTGTDKATFITVSLNDGVDKSAMEQELQRAYPDYNVRTNQEQMRSILQHNAVVIAVGGALVVLAVVAGFALTLNVLSIVVFQQKEELAALTALGVSSKTLVGMVAAQGVLLGAVGGLLGVAVTPPFVVGLNWVAAEIVGFEGLVQAPGSVLVLGGAIALVIGTLAAAVAGWRTLRTVGIDALSR, encoded by the coding sequence ATGAGCCGACTTCGGGTCGCGCTGTCCGTGGCGGGCGCGCAACTCCGCCACGACCGCGCCCGGACCGTCCTCGCGGTGGTCGGCATCGCGGTGGCGGTCCTCTCGACCACCCTGCTGGCCAGTCTCGGCTACGGGGTTTTCGAGACCGGCCAGCAGAAGTTCGACGCCTCGGGCCGGGACCTCTGGGTCACGGGCGGGTCGCTCTCGCAGGGTCCCGGCGGGTTCGGCACCTCTATCCTCGGCGCGCACAACGTCTCGGCCGACATCGAATCGCGCGAGGAGGTCAAAGCCGCGGTGCCACTCGCGTTCAGGGCCGTCTACGTCGGAAATGGCTCCGGCGGGATGCAGACGCTGGTCGGAGTCGGCGTCCCCGGCGGCGGCCCGTTCGTCAGCATCACGGAGGGTCCCGGCTTCGAGCAACCCGACGTTCACTACGCCAACGGCACCTACGAGGGGCCGATGACCAACACGGTCATCATCGACTCCCGGACTGCCGAGATGTACGACGTGGGCGTCGGCGACACGCTCCACGTCGGCGGGTCGGTCGAGAGCGCCAGAGAACACGAGTTCACGGTCGTCGGCATCTCCCCGACGTTCTCCAGCTTTCTGGGCGCACCGACCGTGACGACCCACCTGAGCGAACTACAGGAGGTCACGGGCACCACCGGGACCGACAAGGCCACGTTCATCACGGTGTCGCTGAACGACGGCGTGGACAAGTCCGCGATGGAGCAGGAACTACAGCGGGCCTACCCCGACTACAACGTCCGGACGAATCAGGAGCAGATGCGCTCGATTCTCCAGCACAACGCGGTCGTCATCGCGGTCGGCGGCGCGCTGGTGGTCCTCGCGGTGGTCGCGGGGTTCGCGCTCACGCTCAACGTCCTCTCCATCGTCGTCTTCCAGCAGAAGGAGGAACTCGCGGCGCTGACCGCGCTCGGGGTCTCGTCGAAGACGCTCGTCGGGATGGTGGCCGCGCAGGGGGTCTTGTTGGGCGCAGTCGGAGGACTCCTCGGCGTCGCGGTCACGCCGCCGTTCGTGGTCGGCCTGAACTGGGTCGCCGCCGAAATCGTCGGCTTCGAGGGACTGGTGCAGGCACCGGGGTCGGTCCTCGTCCTCGGCGGCGCAATCGCGCTGGTCATCGGGACGCTGGCGGCCGCAGTCGCCGGGTGGCGGACCCTCCGGACGGTCGGCATCGACGCGCTCTCTCGGTGA
- a CDS encoding DUF7282 domain-containing protein — MAILLVTTTFGGAASSLAATETDAEPVQSPPAEVVRQTQTNNTTVTFENQTTDGTTVTISQVNLTDGGFVVIHDQELLNGSVLDSVVGVSEYLEPGVSEDVTVTLEEPISESQRLLALAYRDTNDNQTFDFVDSQGQDDGPYTSDNQVVAADAFVTVEEGAETTTTEATTTETTTETTTTTPIETTTETTAIETTTEAPTETTTETTTTETTTETTTTETTTTETTTTELPTTTETTTEEIPTTTATPTETTTTAEPTETTTTETTTTETPTETTTATTTTTETPTETTTTTETTTTVETTTTTPETTTTEAPTETTTTREPVAQETLTFRIDNVHVNQLSFVVGDSADPDRTVTVENVSISDRTVRIDLTELLSGESLSASLGEANASQSVSSDLQTVQFVLRDVSIQNVTFVVTAPEGIQSQLADVPDLPAETTTTEEPTDTTTTAEPTDTTTTAEPTDTTTTAEPTDTTTTAEPTETTTETTTETTTTTAAPTETTTTETATKTTTAAPTETTTEAPAETTTTTAPSLQVSSLNAPGTIVLNEGTLVVNSQVRNPSEQVVTDTVQLRLNGTVVATQRVKVDPSETAQVQFRVDRTDLGLEPGEAFLGVLTSDFGKTITVTVREAPPEDGQEDDTTTAEG, encoded by the coding sequence GTGGCTATACTACTCGTCACGACGACGTTCGGGGGAGCGGCCTCCTCGCTCGCGGCGACTGAGACCGACGCCGAACCGGTCCAGTCACCGCCCGCAGAGGTGGTCCGACAGACACAGACGAACAACACCACGGTCACGTTCGAGAACCAGACGACGGACGGAACCACGGTCACGATTTCGCAGGTGAACCTGACCGACGGCGGATTCGTCGTCATCCACGACCAAGAACTGCTGAACGGGTCGGTCCTCGACAGCGTGGTCGGGGTCTCGGAGTACCTCGAACCGGGCGTCAGCGAGGACGTCACGGTGACCCTCGAGGAGCCGATTAGCGAGTCCCAGCGGCTCCTCGCGCTCGCCTACCGCGACACGAACGACAACCAGACGTTCGACTTCGTGGACTCCCAAGGCCAAGACGACGGTCCCTACACCAGCGACAATCAGGTCGTCGCGGCTGACGCCTTCGTGACCGTCGAGGAGGGAGCAGAGACGACGACCACGGAAGCGACGACCACCGAAACGACGACAGAGACGACAACGACGACGCCAATCGAGACGACGACCGAAACCACGGCGATAGAGACGACGACGGAAGCACCGACCGAAACGACGACAGAGACGACCACAACCGAAACGACGACGGAGACCACCACGACGGAAACTACCACAACCGAAACGACCACGACCGAACTTCCGACCACGACTGAGACCACGACCGAGGAGATTCCGACGACTACGGCGACACCGACCGAGACGACGACCACGGCGGAACCGACTGAAACCACGACCACCGAAACGACCACGACCGAGACGCCAACCGAGACCACGACAGCGACGACTACGACAACGGAGACACCGACTGAGACGACGACGACCACCGAGACGACTACGACGGTGGAAACGACGACCACGACACCGGAGACGACCACGACGGAAGCGCCGACTGAGACCACGACGACCCGAGAGCCTGTCGCACAAGAGACGCTCACCTTCCGCATCGACAACGTTCACGTCAACCAACTCTCGTTCGTCGTCGGCGACTCGGCCGACCCCGACCGGACAGTTACCGTCGAGAACGTCTCCATCAGCGACCGTACCGTTCGTATCGACCTCACCGAACTCCTGAGCGGCGAGTCGCTGTCGGCGAGTCTGGGCGAGGCCAACGCGAGCCAGTCGGTCTCCTCGGACCTCCAGACGGTCCAATTCGTCCTCCGTGACGTGTCCATCCAGAACGTCACGTTCGTCGTGACCGCACCCGAGGGAATCCAGTCGCAGTTAGCTGACGTGCCGGACCTGCCGGCAGAGACGACGACCACGGAAGAACCGACCGACACGACGACCACGGCGGAACCGACCGACACGACGACCACGGCGGAACCGACCGACACGACGACCACGGCGGAACCGACCGACACGACGACCACGGCGGAACCGACTGAGACCACGACGGAAACGACGACTGAGACGACTACGACGACGGCCGCACCGACCGAAACGACGACTACCGAAACGGCGACTAAAACCACGACCGCGGCACCGACCGAGACCACCACGGAGGCACCTGCGGAGACGACTACGACCACGGCACCGTCGCTTCAGGTCTCGTCGCTGAACGCGCCCGGTACGATAGTGCTGAACGAGGGCACGCTTGTCGTGAACTCGCAGGTTCGCAACCCGAGCGAACAGGTCGTGACCGATACGGTCCAACTCCGACTCAACGGGACCGTCGTCGCCACTCAGCGCGTGAAGGTTGACCCCAGTGAGACCGCACAGGTCCAGTTCCGCGTGGACCGAACCGACCTCGGACTCGAACCGGGCGAGGCCTTCCTCGGCGTGCTGACCAGCGACTTCGGCAAGACCATCACGGTCACGGTCAGAGAGGCACCGCCCGAGGACGGCCAAGAGGACGACACCACGACCGCGGAAGGGTAG